One Scytonema millei VB511283 genomic window carries:
- a CDS encoding S-methyl-5'-thioadenosine phosphorylase, producing the protein MAEAKIGIIGGSGLYKMEALQDVEELQVDTPFGAPSDALITGTIEGTRVAFLARHGRNHTLLPSELPFRANIYAMKQLGVEYIISASAVGSLKEEAKPLDMVVPDQFIDRTKNRISTFFGEGIVAHIAFADPVCDRLAGVVAEAIASLNLSDVTLHRGGTYVCMEGPAFSTKAESHLYRSWGATVIGMTNLPEAKLAREAEIAYATLALVTDYDCWHPDHDSVTVEMVIANLQRNAKNAQMVIQETVRRLSKNPPASEAHSALKYAILTPLNKVPVATQEKLGLLLKKYL; encoded by the coding sequence GTGGCAGAGGCAAAAATTGGCATCATTGGAGGCAGCGGACTCTACAAAATGGAAGCACTTCAGGATGTAGAAGAGTTGCAAGTTGATACGCCTTTTGGTGCGCCCTCAGATGCTTTAATCACAGGAACCATAGAAGGAACGCGGGTAGCTTTTCTCGCCCGCCACGGTCGCAATCATACGCTTTTACCTTCAGAATTACCGTTTCGTGCCAATATCTACGCTATGAAACAGTTAGGCGTAGAATACATCATCTCTGCGTCTGCTGTTGGTTCCTTGAAGGAGGAAGCGAAACCTTTAGATATGGTCGTACCCGATCAATTTATCGATCGCACGAAAAATCGCATCTCGACTTTCTTTGGCGAGGGAATTGTCGCCCATATTGCTTTTGCCGATCCAGTATGCGATCGACTAGCGGGAGTTGTAGCTGAGGCGATCGCCAGTCTCAATCTTTCAGATGTTACCCTACATCGTGGCGGCACTTACGTTTGCATGGAGGGTCCAGCCTTTTCTACCAAAGCAGAATCTCACCTGTACCGCAGTTGGGGTGCAACGGTTATCGGTATGACCAACTTACCAGAGGCAAAGTTAGCCAGAGAAGCAGAAATTGCCTACGCTACCCTAGCCCTGGTAACAGATTATGACTGCTGGCATCCAGACCACGACAGCGTTACCGTCGAGATGGTAATTGCTAACCTGCAACGTAATGCCAAGAATGCCCAAATGGTGATTCAAGAAACGGTACGGCGCTTGAGTAAAAATCCTCCTGCCTCAGAAGCGCACTCCGCTTTAAAGTATGCTATTCTTACACCCCTAAATAAAGTGCCTGTGGCAACTCAAGAAAAATTGGGTCTGTTGTTGAAGAAATATCTATGA
- a CDS encoding NirD/YgiW/YdeI family stress tolerance protein: MKHGAFLSLALTAVVGAIAIPMLPSFAQAQSTTRIGNLQQRARGTVISGEVVSVVGNDFTLRDGSGEIIVDAGPRWWREINLKPGEEVTVRGEISKKSGEFDVFSITRANGSTIEIRPAEGPPPWAGKPKPERLPAATQPVKP, encoded by the coding sequence ATGAAGCATGGAGCGTTCTTGAGTTTAGCCTTGACAGCAGTTGTGGGCGCGATCGCCATTCCTATGCTGCCTAGCTTTGCCCAGGCGCAAAGTACAACGAGAATTGGCAATCTACAGCAACGTGCCAGAGGTACGGTCATTTCTGGCGAAGTCGTCAGCGTTGTTGGTAACGATTTCACCCTCAGAGATGGTTCGGGAGAAATTATTGTCGATGCTGGTCCCCGTTGGTGGCGAGAAATTAATCTCAAACCAGGGGAAGAAGTGACTGTAAGGGGTGAGATTAGCAAAAAAAGTGGCGAGTTTGATGTCTTTTCTATCACTCGTGCTAATGGTTCCACGATTGAAATTCGCCCTGCTGAGGGTCCGCCACCTTGGGCAGGCAAGCCAAAGCCCGAACGTCTGCCCGCAGCGACTCAACCAGTAAAACCATAA
- a CDS encoding SDR family oxidoreductase — protein MKGLKGKNVLVTGATSGIGQAIAIRLAAEGCNIAINYRKSPEAAEDTEEMAMQKACGDIENCGVKSLLVQGDVSKEEDIINMVNTAIERFGSLDILVNNAGIQTEANSHEIETAEFDQVLTVNLRGAFLCARETIKHMLSQNRSGIIINISSVHEIIPRPMYLSYSISKGGMENMTKTLALEYANRGIRVNAVAPGATITPINEAWTDDPEKKAVVESHIPMGRAGTAEEMAAAVAFLASDEAAYITGQTLFVDGGLTLYADFREAWSA, from the coding sequence ATGAAAGGATTAAAAGGTAAAAATGTACTGGTGACTGGTGCGACGAGTGGAATCGGACAAGCAATTGCCATTCGTCTCGCTGCTGAAGGATGCAATATTGCCATTAACTATCGTAAAAGCCCTGAAGCTGCTGAAGATACTGAAGAGATGGCAATGCAAAAAGCATGTGGTGATATTGAAAACTGTGGTGTCAAATCTTTGCTGGTGCAAGGAGATGTTTCTAAAGAAGAAGACATCATTAACATGGTTAACACTGCGATCGAAAGATTTGGCAGTTTAGATATTCTGGTTAATAATGCTGGAATTCAAACTGAAGCCAATTCTCACGAAATTGAAACGGCAGAGTTTGACCAAGTGCTAACAGTTAATTTGCGAGGTGCTTTTTTGTGCGCCCGTGAAACTATCAAACACATGCTCTCCCAAAATCGCTCGGGAATTATTATCAACATTTCTAGCGTTCACGAAATTATTCCCAGACCGATGTATCTCAGCTATTCCATCAGTAAAGGTGGAATGGAAAACATGACTAAAACCTTAGCATTAGAGTATGCCAATCGAGGAATTCGAGTTAACGCTGTTGCACCAGGAGCCACGATTACACCGATTAACGAAGCTTGGACAGATGACCCAGAAAAGAAGGCAGTCGTTGAAAGTCACATACCGATGGGTCGTGCTGGTACTGCCGAAGAAATGGCAGCAGCAGTTGCTTTTTTAGCTTCGGATGAAGCCGCATACATTACCGGACAAACCCTATTTGTTGATGGCGGATTGACGCTTTATGCAGATTTTCGAGAAGCTTGGTCAGCTTGA
- a CDS encoding glycoside hydrolase 100 family protein, which produces MWEKEAWKLLETSIIYYQGRPIGTLAAQDPELEALNYDQCFIRDFVPCALVFLMHGKTEIVRNFLIETLAMQQNHDREMDCFAPGPGLMPASFKVEHDGDKEYIESDFGESAIARVPPVDSCLWWILLLRAYVKATGDITLAHQSDFQTGMKLILDLCLVHRFSMYPTLPVLDGSFMIDRRMGVYGHPLEIQVLFYAALRTAKELLLSENGGDRYLDAIHQRLGALNYHVREYYWLDLQRLNEIYRFKSDEFGQEVANKFNIYAESIPNWLTEWLPETGGYLAGNLRPGQMDFRFFTLGNLLAILVSLASESESQSIMDLFEQRWHDLIGFMPLKICFPALEGLEWRIVTGCDPKNIPWSYHNGGSWAVLLWLFAAAAQKTGRQELASRAIALAETRLVQDKYPEYYDGKNGRLIGKEARSYQTWTIAGLLAAKEIMNNPKHIELFSFEEGIESPGCHL; this is translated from the coding sequence ATGTGGGAAAAAGAAGCCTGGAAGCTACTAGAAACCTCCATTATCTACTACCAAGGGCGACCGATTGGCACGCTGGCAGCGCAAGATCCAGAACTAGAAGCACTCAACTACGACCAGTGTTTTATTCGCGATTTCGTCCCTTGTGCCTTAGTATTTCTCATGCATGGCAAGACAGAAATTGTGCGTAATTTCCTGATAGAAACGCTGGCAATGCAACAGAATCACGATCGCGAGATGGATTGCTTTGCGCCAGGACCAGGCTTGATGCCCGCTAGCTTTAAAGTGGAACATGACGGCGACAAAGAATACATAGAATCTGACTTTGGCGAAAGCGCGATTGCTCGCGTCCCTCCCGTCGATTCTTGTCTGTGGTGGATTCTGCTTTTACGAGCTTATGTCAAAGCTACAGGCGACATTACGCTAGCTCATCAATCGGATTTTCAAACGGGCATGAAACTGATCCTAGATTTATGTCTAGTGCATCGGTTTTCCATGTATCCTACCCTCCCAGTTCTAGATGGCTCGTTTATGATTGACCGTCGCATGGGAGTTTACGGGCATCCTTTAGAAATTCAAGTATTATTCTATGCTGCTTTACGGACTGCCAAAGAATTATTATTATCAGAAAATGGCGGCGATCGCTATCTTGATGCTATTCATCAAAGATTAGGCGCTTTAAATTACCACGTTCGCGAGTACTACTGGTTAGATTTACAACGGTTGAATGAAATTTATCGCTTTAAGAGTGATGAATTTGGTCAAGAAGTGGCAAACAAATTTAATATTTATGCTGAATCAATTCCCAATTGGTTAACTGAGTGGTTGCCCGAAACCGGAGGCTACTTAGCTGGAAATCTGCGACCAGGACAAATGGATTTTCGCTTTTTTACACTGGGAAATCTGTTGGCAATTTTAGTTTCCTTGGCTAGCGAATCGGAATCACAAAGCATTATGGATTTGTTTGAACAGCGCTGGCACGATTTGATTGGCTTTATGCCTTTGAAAATTTGTTTTCCTGCTTTAGAAGGTTTAGAGTGGCGGATCGTGACTGGATGTGACCCGAAAAATATCCCTTGGTCTTATCATAATGGTGGTAGCTGGGCAGTTTTACTCTGGTTATTTGCTGCCGCAGCCCAGAAAACAGGACGACAAGAACTGGCGAGTAGAGCGATCGCGCTGGCTGAAACTCGTTTAGTTCAAGATAAATATCCCGAATATTATGACGGTAAGAATGGACGTTTAATCGGTAAAGAAGCCAGAAGTTATCAAACTTGGACGATCGCAGGTTTGTTAGCAGCAAAAGAGATAATGAATAATCCAAAACATATTGAATTATTCAGTTTTGAGGAGGGAATCGAAAGTCCAGGTTGTCACTTGTAG
- a CDS encoding DUF981 family protein, with translation MFIDYITLMLINMVAGLFLLAYYVYAGLDDPYQNKWIPGFGITGAIALTTGLHMTLTWTVRGSFNIAFGETSVLFGILFIGTSISLAKGWELITLAIYGFFAGLVAIVVGVRLINLGLTKQPILSGIGFILTGLAGVCAAPTLWYFKNNRWWRIIGAVGLIAAALIWALTGYMAYWSHLDTFQQWVPAPMR, from the coding sequence GTGTTTATCGATTACATCACGCTGATGTTGATTAACATGGTCGCTGGGTTGTTTTTACTGGCGTACTATGTCTATGCTGGCTTGGACGATCCCTACCAAAACAAATGGATTCCTGGGTTTGGAATTACGGGCGCGATTGCACTCACCACTGGATTGCACATGACTTTAACCTGGACTGTCAGAGGCAGTTTCAATATTGCATTTGGTGAAACGAGCGTTCTGTTTGGGATTCTGTTTATTGGTACCTCTATCAGCTTGGCAAAAGGCTGGGAGTTAATTACTCTAGCAATTTATGGTTTCTTTGCTGGGCTAGTCGCAATCGTAGTAGGCGTACGCCTGATAAACTTGGGATTGACGAAACAACCTATCCTCTCAGGCATCGGCTTCATTTTGACGGGATTAGCCGGAGTTTGTGCCGCACCAACACTCTGGTACTTCAAAAATAACCGTTGGTGGCGAATCATTGGAGCAGTCGGATTAATTGCCGCTGCATTAATTTGGGCGCTGACCGGATACATGGCTTATTGGAGTCACTTAGATACTTTTCAGCAGTGGGTTCCCGCACCAATGCGGTAG
- the msrB gene encoding peptide-methionine (R)-S-oxide reductase MsrB, with translation MKKRHFLHAGAAVVGTALLSRYLPWRSNDMATAKNEFEIEKPEAEWRETLTPEQFRVLRQHGTERARTSPLDKQYGKGTYVCAGCDLPLFTSETKFDSGTGWPSFFTPIEGAIATSVDKSLFMTRVEVHCRRCGGHLGHVFDDGPKPTGKRYCMNGVAMNFVPS, from the coding sequence ATGAAAAAACGACATTTTTTACACGCTGGTGCAGCAGTAGTTGGCACGGCGTTGTTATCGCGTTATCTACCTTGGAGATCGAATGATATGGCAACGGCAAAGAATGAATTTGAAATCGAAAAACCTGAGGCAGAGTGGCGCGAAACATTAACACCAGAACAGTTTCGCGTCCTGCGCCAACACGGAACCGAACGGGCTAGGACGAGTCCCTTAGATAAGCAATATGGCAAAGGTACGTATGTTTGTGCTGGTTGCGACCTACCGCTATTTACATCGGAGACTAAATTTGACAGCGGTACTGGCTGGCCCAGCTTTTTTACTCCGATTGAAGGTGCGATCGCGACATCTGTAGATAAGTCACTGTTTATGACCAGAGTTGAAGTCCATTGTCGTCGCTGTGGCGGGCATTTGGGTCATGTCTTCGATGATGGTCCCAAACCGACTGGCAAGCGTTATTGCATGAATGGTGTGGCAATGAACTTTGTTCCTAGCTGA
- a CDS encoding ABC transporter ATP-binding protein, with product MKGLSTKNLSLAYDGTPIIHDLNLAIPSGQITALVGANGCGKSTLLRGLARLLKPRGGAVYLNSSSILQLSTKEVAQQLGILPQAPVAPEGLTVRDLVAQGRYPYQNWLQQWSVQDEKIVQQALLTTDLLDLAERSLDTLSGGQRQRAWIAMALAQDTEILLLDEPTTFLDLAHQIEVLDLLYELNHQGRTIVMVLHDLNQACRYADYLVAVKDGRIFAAGSPKLVITEDTIQEVFDLECRIVADPVLGTPMCVPIGRKGKGNRS from the coding sequence ATGAAAGGATTGTCAACCAAAAATCTCTCTTTAGCTTACGACGGTACGCCGATTATCCATGACTTGAATTTGGCAATCCCTAGCGGACAAATTACTGCTTTAGTCGGTGCAAATGGTTGTGGTAAATCAACCTTATTACGGGGACTAGCCAGATTACTCAAACCTCGTGGCGGTGCGGTCTATCTCAATAGCAGTTCGATTTTACAGCTTTCTACCAAAGAAGTTGCCCAGCAGTTGGGAATTTTACCCCAAGCTCCAGTCGCACCAGAAGGATTAACAGTACGAGACTTAGTAGCACAAGGGCGTTATCCTTATCAAAACTGGTTGCAACAGTGGTCGGTACAGGATGAAAAAATCGTTCAACAGGCGCTGTTGACTACAGATTTACTAGATCTTGCCGAGCGATCGCTTGACACTTTATCAGGCGGACAACGACAGCGAGCTTGGATTGCGATGGCTTTGGCGCAAGATACGGAGATTTTACTTTTGGACGAACCGACGACTTTTCTCGATTTAGCCCACCAGATAGAAGTTTTAGATTTGTTGTATGAGTTAAACCATCAGGGACGGACAATCGTGATGGTGTTGCATGACTTAAATCAAGCGTGTCGTTATGCCGATTATTTAGTAGCTGTCAAAGATGGTCGAATTTTTGCCGCTGGATCGCCCAAGCTAGTAATAACTGAAGATACGATCCAAGAGGTTTTCGATCTGGAGTGTCGTATCGTTGCCGATCCAGTTTTGGGAACCCCAATGTGCGTACCGATAGGACGTAAGGGCAAGGGAAATAGATCGTAA
- a CDS encoding glycosyltransferase family 4 protein encodes MTTIAIIAGTYQPDRCGTAHYTAYLRQALAEQGVNSIVLTTQAAAIAIDDPNVKGVVTDWGLSQILSLVRAVKSTAADLLHIQHAAGTYRFQRPIFLLPLLLRVFGYRKPIVTTVHEYGWWEWQPRGIPPQFLEWLKMWGQQRGWWDREDGFLLTGSDAMITTNAEAESVILKRMPNYTDRLHRIAIAANITVVPIDRQQERQQLRQQFGWLPGSFVVVFFGFLHPVKGIEYLLSAFRQVVTQQPQARLLLLGGVESLALQGEAAKSYWDRLQLLVKELHLSDRVSMTGYVSGETASHYLSGADLGVLPFNHGVTLKSGSLLALMAHGLPVIATRSTPPDPDLLAENLLELIPTRNVAALTEALLKLILDKSRCDRLSATASKLSDRFTWSAIAKAHTDIYQQLLATKKQN; translated from the coding sequence ATGACTACCATCGCTATTATTGCTGGTACATATCAACCCGATCGCTGTGGTACTGCCCACTATACCGCTTATTTAAGACAAGCTCTGGCAGAACAGGGAGTGAATTCGATCGTACTCACAACTCAGGCTGCGGCGATCGCGATCGACGATCCTAACGTTAAGGGAGTTGTGACGGATTGGGGATTGTCTCAAATATTATCTCTAGTCCGTGCTGTCAAATCTACTGCTGCCGATCTGCTGCACATTCAACACGCAGCTGGGACGTACCGCTTTCAACGCCCGATTTTTCTCTTACCACTCCTGTTACGAGTTTTTGGCTACCGAAAACCAATTGTCACCACCGTGCATGAGTATGGTTGGTGGGAATGGCAACCAAGAGGAATTCCACCTCAGTTTTTGGAATGGCTGAAAATGTGGGGACAACAGCGGGGATGGTGGGATCGAGAAGATGGTTTTTTACTCACGGGAAGCGATGCCATGATTACGACTAACGCCGAGGCAGAAAGTGTCATCCTCAAACGAATGCCAAATTATACCGATCGCTTGCACCGAATTGCGATCGCTGCAAATATTACAGTAGTCCCGATCGATCGCCAACAGGAGCGACAGCAGCTACGACAGCAATTTGGTTGGTTGCCAGGTAGTTTTGTGGTTGTCTTTTTTGGCTTTCTGCACCCGGTTAAAGGAATCGAGTATCTATTATCGGCATTTAGGCAAGTTGTGACTCAACAGCCCCAGGCGCGATTGTTATTACTGGGAGGTGTAGAAAGTTTGGCTTTACAGGGAGAAGCAGCTAAATCTTATTGGGATCGGCTGCAACTATTAGTGAAGGAACTCCATCTGAGCGATCGCGTTTCGATGACGGGTTATGTCAGTGGTGAAACAGCTTCTCACTACCTCTCTGGAGCCGATCTGGGCGTGTTACCCTTCAATCATGGTGTGACGCTCAAAAGCGGCTCCTTACTGGCTTTAATGGCGCATGGTTTGCCTGTAATTGCTACTCGCAGCACCCCACCAGATCCCGATTTATTAGCTGAAAATCTGCTGGAACTCATACCAACTCGTAATGTCGCAGCACTAACCGAGGCTTTGCTTAAACTCATTTTAGATAAATCGAGATGCGATCGCCTCAGTGCCACAGCCAGTAAATTGAGCGATCGCTTTACCTGGTCTGCGATCGCCAAAGCACACACCGATATTTATCAGCAATTACTAGCAACCAAGAAACAAAATTAA
- the bchL gene encoding ferredoxin:protochlorophyllide reductase (ATP-dependent) iron-sulfur ATP-binding protein, giving the protein MKLAVYGKGGIGKSTTSCNISVALAKRGKKVLQIGCDPKHDSTFTLTGFLIPTIIDTLQSKDYHYEDVWAEDVIYKGYGGVDCVEAGGPPAGAGCGGYVVGETVKLLKELNAFDEYDVILFDVLGDVVCGGFAAPLNYADYCMIVTDNGFDALFAANRIAASVREKARTHPLRLAGLIGNRTAKRDLIDKYIESVPMPVLEVLPLIEDIRVSRVKGKTLFEMAESDPSLNYVCDYYLNVADQILARPEGVVPNDSPDRDLFALLSDFYLNPTKPPVPTPEEELDLMMV; this is encoded by the coding sequence GTGAAACTTGCAGTCTACGGAAAAGGTGGCATCGGTAAATCTACAACTAGCTGTAACATTTCTGTCGCTCTTGCCAAGCGCGGTAAAAAGGTTTTACAAATCGGCTGCGATCCAAAGCACGATAGTACCTTTACTCTGACAGGATTTTTAATTCCCACCATTATCGACACGCTTCAGTCAAAAGACTATCACTACGAAGATGTCTGGGCTGAGGACGTGATTTATAAAGGATACGGCGGCGTAGATTGCGTCGAAGCAGGAGGACCACCAGCAGGTGCGGGTTGCGGTGGTTACGTTGTCGGCGAGACAGTCAAGCTGTTAAAAGAACTCAACGCCTTTGACGAATACGACGTAATTCTATTTGACGTATTGGGTGACGTGGTATGTGGTGGCTTTGCTGCCCCATTAAACTACGCTGACTACTGCATGATTGTCACCGATAACGGCTTTGATGCTTTGTTTGCTGCCAACCGTATTGCTGCTTCCGTCAGGGAAAAAGCACGCACGCACCCCCTACGACTAGCAGGATTGATCGGCAATCGTACCGCTAAACGCGACCTGATCGATAAATATATCGAATCCGTACCCATGCCCGTATTAGAAGTATTGCCACTGATCGAAGATATTCGCGTCTCTCGCGTCAAAGGCAAGACTTTGTTTGAAATGGCTGAATCCGATCCTTCCCTGAATTACGTCTGCGATTACTATCTCAACGTTGCCGATCAAATTTTGGCACGTCCAGAAGGTGTTGTCCCGAATGACTCGCCAGATCGCGACTTATTTGCCCTATTGTCTGATTTTTACCTCAATCCCACCAAACCACCTGTTCCAACTCCAGAAGAAGAACTAGACTTGATGATGGTTTGA
- a CDS encoding ferredoxin:protochlorophyllide reductase (ATP-dependent) subunit N, with the protein MTLTQPEALNFECETGNYHTFCPISCVAWLYQKIEDSFFLVIGTKTCGYFLQNAMGVMIFAEPRYAMAELEEGDISAQLNDYEELKRLCEQIKRDRNPSVIVWIGTCTTEIIKMDLEGLAPKLESEIGIPIVVARANGLDYAFTQGEDTVLAAMAARCPNEAPVAETEKNERNAIQKLLHFGKKKEELAQEESEYVDHPPLVLFGSLPDPVVTQLTLELKKQGIKVSGWLPAKRYTELPVLEEGYYVVGVNPFLSRTATTLMRRRKCKLIGAPFPIGPDGTRAWVEKICSVFGITPKGLDEREAQIWANLEDYVQLIRGKSAFFMGDNLLEISLARFLIRCGMTVPEIGIPYMDKRYQAAELAMLEKTCQEMGVPLPRIVEKPDNYNQVQRIYELKPDLVITGMAHANPLEARGINTKWSVEFTFAQIHGFTNARDILELVTRPLRRNNNLKDLGWDKLVKEEAKI; encoded by the coding sequence ATGACTTTGACACAACCGGAAGCGCTAAATTTTGAATGCGAGACTGGGAATTATCATACGTTTTGTCCGATTAGTTGCGTCGCGTGGCTCTACCAAAAAATTGAAGATAGTTTCTTTTTAGTAATTGGGACGAAGACCTGCGGCTATTTCTTGCAAAATGCTATGGGGGTGATGATTTTTGCCGAACCCCGCTATGCGATGGCAGAACTAGAAGAAGGGGATATTTCCGCCCAGTTGAACGACTATGAGGAGTTAAAGCGATTGTGCGAGCAAATTAAGCGCGATCGCAACCCTAGCGTAATTGTCTGGATCGGTACTTGTACCACCGAAATCATCAAAATGGACTTGGAAGGCTTAGCACCCAAGTTAGAATCCGAGATTGGTATCCCCATCGTGGTAGCGCGGGCAAACGGCTTAGACTATGCCTTTACCCAAGGGGAAGATACAGTACTGGCAGCAATGGCAGCCCGTTGTCCGAATGAAGCACCCGTAGCCGAGACTGAGAAAAACGAACGCAACGCAATTCAAAAACTCCTCCACTTTGGGAAGAAAAAAGAAGAACTTGCCCAAGAAGAATCTGAGTATGTCGATCATCCGCCACTGGTACTATTCGGTTCTCTACCCGATCCGGTTGTTACCCAACTTACCTTGGAATTGAAAAAGCAGGGAATCAAAGTTTCTGGTTGGCTACCTGCCAAGCGTTACACCGAACTACCAGTTCTAGAAGAAGGGTATTATGTCGTTGGTGTCAACCCCTTCTTATCGCGGACGGCAACAACTTTAATGCGTCGTCGCAAGTGCAAACTCATCGGCGCACCCTTTCCAATTGGTCCCGATGGGACTCGCGCCTGGGTTGAAAAAATTTGCTCTGTATTCGGCATCACTCCCAAAGGATTAGACGAACGAGAAGCTCAAATTTGGGCAAATTTAGAAGATTACGTGCAATTAATTCGCGGTAAATCTGCCTTCTTCATGGGAGATAATTTACTGGAAATCTCTCTGGCAAGATTTCTAATCCGTTGTGGCATGACCGTACCCGAAATCGGTATTCCATATATGGATAAACGCTACCAAGCGGCTGAATTGGCAATGCTAGAAAAAACTTGTCAAGAAATGGGCGTACCATTACCTAGAATTGTTGAGAAGCCGGACAACTACAACCAAGTTCAGCGAATTTATGAGTTGAAGCCAGACTTAGTCATTACTGGTATGGCTCATGCTAACCCCCTAGAAGCACGGGGAATCAATACCAAGTGGTCTGTAGAGTTCACTTTCGCCCAAATTCACGGCTTTACCAACGCCCGCGACATTCTCGAATTGGTGACTCGACCCCTACGCCGCAATAACAACCTCAAAGACTTGGGTTGGGACAAGTTAGTCAAGGAAGAAGCCAAAATTTAG
- a CDS encoding IS1 family transposase has translation MSEPRPTCPRCHSHHVVKNGRIHNKKPKFQCQDCQRQFVENPTKKVINQETKELIDRLLLEKIPLAGIARSAQVSSTLLQDYVNDKYAHVSRQVNVSGKPKGKLTVECDEAWSFVDCKGDQQWIWLAMDRNTREIVGVYVGDRSKQGAIGLWNSLPSLYRQCAICHTDFWASYENVIPKKRHRPVKRESGKTNHIERFNNTMRQRISRLVRATLSFSKKLENHLGAIWYFIHYYNACLQA, from the coding sequence ATGTCAGAGCCCAGACCTACTTGTCCTCGCTGTCATTCTCATCACGTCGTTAAAAATGGCAGAATTCATAATAAAAAACCTAAATTTCAGTGCCAAGACTGTCAAAGACAGTTTGTAGAAAATCCAACAAAGAAAGTTATTAACCAAGAAACTAAAGAACTAATTGATCGACTTTTACTTGAAAAGATTCCCCTGGCTGGAATTGCTCGGTCTGCTCAAGTTTCATCAACCTTGCTACAAGACTATGTCAATGATAAATATGCTCATGTTTCCCGTCAGGTAAACGTTTCAGGCAAGCCCAAGGGAAAATTAACTGTTGAATGTGATGAGGCTTGGTCATTTGTAGATTGCAAGGGAGATCAGCAATGGATATGGCTGGCAATGGACAGAAACACTAGAGAAATTGTGGGAGTTTACGTTGGCGATCGGAGCAAACAAGGAGCCATAGGATTATGGAACTCTCTACCATCCCTTTATCGCCAATGCGCTATTTGTCACACAGATTTTTGGGCATCCTATGAAAACGTTATTCCAAAAAAACGTCACCGACCAGTAAAAAGAGAGAGTGGTAAAACTAATCATATTGAGCGCTTTAACAATACTATGCGTCAACGAATTTCTCGCCTAGTTAGAGCCACTCTATCTTTTTCAAAAAAACTAGAAAATCATCTTGGTGCTATTTGGTATTTCATCCACTACTACAATGCCTGCTTACAGGCTTGA
- a CDS encoding efflux RND transporter periplasmic adaptor subunit codes for MKQGDYVSTGEAIATITRNDYLDLRLSVPASHSGQLRQGMIVELIAPSTGESWGQGRVSFISPNIHPNLQTILVKARFPNAKGNLRDGQQVEARIVWNSQPRILIPTTAISRVGSKSFVFVSEKQ; via the coding sequence GTGAAGCAAGGGGATTACGTGTCTACGGGTGAGGCGATCGCCACAATTACCCGTAACGATTACCTCGATCTGCGACTCTCCGTTCCTGCTAGCCATTCTGGACAACTGCGCCAGGGAATGATTGTAGAACTCATTGCTCCTAGTACTGGTGAGAGTTGGGGACAAGGGCGAGTCAGCTTTATCTCACCCAACATCCATCCAAACCTGCAAACTATCCTCGTCAAGGCACGTTTTCCGAATGCCAAAGGAAACCTCCGCGACGGACAACAGGTAGAGGCAAGAATTGTTTGGAATTCTCAACCTAGGATTTTAATCCCCACGACTGCAATCTCCCGCGTGGGTAGTAAAAGCTTTGTCTTCGTGTCAGAAAAACAATAG
- a CDS encoding cupin domain-containing protein: protein MTIHQNGIYVQPGQGRSYYFGQDLYTFKAIGEETGEAYALCEVIVAPQGGTPLHRHQRENESFYVQEGEIEFQLDDRTLVATAGTFLHSPQGQLHRFTNLTVTDAKMLVWVTPAGFEKFIAEVGKAVNGQITPGASLSPEDLDRILTTAPKYGIEIVPPPSQQG from the coding sequence ATGACAATTCATCAAAACGGAATTTACGTTCAACCAGGTCAAGGTCGTTCTTACTACTTTGGTCAAGACCTCTATACCTTCAAGGCAATTGGTGAAGAGACGGGAGAAGCCTATGCGCTTTGTGAAGTCATCGTTGCGCCTCAAGGCGGTACGCCTCTGCATCGCCACCAGCGAGAAAATGAATCATTCTACGTTCAAGAGGGAGAGATTGAATTTCAGCTTGACGATCGTACTCTCGTGGCAACGGCTGGAACTTTTCTCCATTCCCCTCAAGGTCAGCTACACCGATTTACAAATCTGACTGTTACAGATGCTAAGATGTTGGTTTGGGTAACTCCCGCTGGATTTGAGAAATTTATTGCTGAAGTGGGAAAAGCGGTAAATGGTCAGATTACCCCTGGAGCATCGCTGAGTCCTGAAGACCTAGACAGAATTCTTACCACTGCCCCTAAGTACGGGATCGAGATCGTCCCGCCACCGTCTCAGCAGGGATAG